The following are from one region of the Littorina saxatilis isolate snail1 linkage group LG2, US_GU_Lsax_2.0, whole genome shotgun sequence genome:
- the LOC138957471 gene encoding alpha-crystallin B chain-like has protein sequence MALTPFLRGFWEHPWEGQNGPSRLYDQHFGNIVADDLFRHPFAMRQYDQRLPQQTGKSEVVNTDSEFRVNVDVQQFKPEEINVKTKDNRLVVNARHEERPDEHGFIMREFTRQYVLPKDVDPNQVTSSLSKEGVLTLKAPKKALEAPDERKIPITHEKGDA, from the exons ATGGCTCTTACACCATTCTTGCGCGGTTTCTGGGAGCACCCATGGGAAGGGCAGAACGGGCCTTCTCGGCTCTACGACCAGCATTTTGGCAACATCGTCGCTGATGACTTATTCCGGCATCCGTTTGCTATGCGCCAATACGACCAAAGGCTGCCTCAACAGACCGGCAAGTCAGAG GTCGTGAACACAGACTCGGAGTTCAGGGTGAATGTTGATGTCCAGCAGTTCAAACCTGAAGAAATCAACGTCAAGACCAAAGACAACAGACTTGTCGTCAATGCACGCCATGAGGAGCGGCCTGATGAACATGGTTTTATCATGCGTGAATTCACTCGCCAGTATGTCCTTCCAAAG GATGTGGACCCGAATCAGGTGACATCATCGTTGAGCAAAGAGGGAGTTCTCACCTTGAAGGCGCCAAAGAAAGCACTGGAGGCACCAGATGAGCGCAAAATTCCGATCACCCATGAGAAAGGAGATGCTTAA
- the LOC138957460 gene encoding uncharacterized protein, with the protein MAATVNLGQQLFSKNVKHLPPRPPSVSRRPFSGGFHNRGRLFPTLKREHDPGSAASEQATTEDGLSTTSYTSQPTHVSALPKQRHVQSAKAQLEMAHPHKTENNQLDVDYALVVPGNDLAVYDVNRNLVIDRKPAKRNSRESTSDLFQDNHHGFLGKSASRPSSAKSLSLNSAPVSPAVDSRKNEDSVPDDLKPSVFGYMLKRQVYGSNPNIFTSSLLALQPGAMFKLDGHGGGHCKGECNGDNSRTTGTARNIPSHMEPLHPWLHQTMSQEVIGADPAKCLVFLPLNQSYDDLPIVPLL; encoded by the exons ATGGCGGCTACCGTGAACTTGGGACAGCAGCTTTTCTCTAAAAATG tcaAACACCTACCACCTCGACCTCCTTCTGTGAGCCGACGACCATTCTCAGGGGGCTTTCATAACAGGGGCCGTTTGTTTCCAACACTAAAGCGGGAACATGATCCTGGCAGTGCGGCATCAGAGCAAGCAACAACTGAGGATGGCTTATCAACTACATCATATACAAGCCAGCCAACCCATGTTTCAGCCCTCCCTAAACAAAGGCATGTTCAGAGTGCCAAAGCACAACTCGAAATGGCACACCCCCATAAAACAGAAAATAATCAACTTGACGTTGATTATGCCCTTGTTGTGCCAGGCAATGATTTAGCTGTGTATGATGTGAACAGAAATTTGGTGATAGATCGCAAACCTGCTAAGCGAAACTCAAGAGAAAGTACCAGCGACTTGTTTCAGGACAACCATCATGGATTTTTGGGCAAATCAGCATCTAGGCCCAGCTCAGCAAAAAGCTTAAGTCTGAATTCTGCACCTGTTTCACCAGCAGTGGATTCAAGAAAGAATGAAGACAGTGTTCCCGACGATCTCAAGCCATCTGTTTTTGGGTACATGTTAAAACGCCAAGTGTATGGTAGTAACCCAAACATTTTTACATCAAGTCTCTTGGCTTTGCAGCCGGGAGCAATGTTCAAACTTGACGGACATGGTGGGGGTCATTGTAAAGGAGAATGCAATGGTGACAACTCAAGAACAACTGGTACTGCCAG GAATATTCCATCCCATATGGAGCCTCTTCACCCGTGGCTGCACCAAACCATGTCACAGGAAGTGATTGGTGCTGACCCTGCAAAATGCCTCGTGTTCTTGCCACTCAACCAGAGTTACGATGATTTACCCATTGTGCCTCTCTTGTGA